From Shewanella psychrophila, a single genomic window includes:
- a CDS encoding DMT family transporter — MWIFFTFLAAFMQAWRNAFQSQLSKEVKVAGVTLARFLWAGPIAALYLGCLYIWRPVGLPDISFEFGLYVLGASATQILATVLLVNLFKLKNFAVGAGLAKSEALVAAILGVLFFGTQLTGLGWVGVLIGGVAVFMMSSAKGLRELSFKTASIGLACGTGFALTSLWVRQASLILDLPFPHSAAWVLLFVITIQTLVLLAYLLITDKQTLAAVIERPRLTLLTSTTSCLGSIGWFSAMSLQAVPYVKTLGQIEVFFTLFIAMFWLKQKVKIKDMLALVLIALAAVLVMWG; from the coding sequence ATGTGGATTTTCTTTACCTTTCTTGCCGCCTTTATGCAGGCTTGGCGTAACGCATTTCAGAGCCAACTTAGCAAAGAGGTTAAGGTCGCTGGTGTGACCTTAGCCCGTTTCCTGTGGGCAGGACCGATAGCAGCCTTATATCTCGGCTGTCTGTACATTTGGCGTCCGGTAGGTTTGCCGGATATATCGTTTGAGTTCGGCCTGTATGTGCTTGGGGCCTCTGCTACACAGATATTGGCAACGGTATTATTGGTTAACTTGTTTAAACTTAAAAATTTCGCAGTAGGAGCAGGGCTTGCCAAGAGTGAGGCGCTTGTTGCAGCCATATTAGGCGTGCTGTTTTTTGGTACTCAGCTTACCGGTTTGGGCTGGGTTGGGGTGCTTATTGGTGGGGTAGCGGTCTTTATGATGAGTAGTGCTAAGGGACTCAGAGAACTTTCATTTAAGACTGCATCGATAGGTCTAGCCTGCGGTACTGGATTTGCATTGACCTCGCTTTGGGTTCGCCAGGCAAGTTTAATATTGGATCTACCTTTTCCTCATAGCGCAGCCTGGGTTTTACTCTTCGTCATCACGATTCAAACACTGGTCTTGCTCGCCTATCTGCTTATTACTGATAAGCAGACATTAGCGGCTGTGATTGAGCGTCCTAGGCTTACCTTGCTCACCAGCACCACGAGTTGCTTAGGTTCTATTGGTTGGTTCAGTGCCATGTCACTTCAAGCCGTACCTTATGTAAAGACCTTGGGCCAGATTGAAGTCTTCTTTACCTTGTTCATTGCTATGTTCTGGCTCAAACAGAAAGTAAAAATAAAGGATATGCTGGCATTGGTACTTATTGCACTGGCTGCCGTCTTAGTGATGTGGGGCTAA
- a CDS encoding AbgT family transporter yields the protein MANEQVASGKLGRILDGIERVGNKLPDPAMLFLILLFTVWGLSALLSGVSFEAIDPRTSSPIEVKNLLSADALTHFLTSMVTTFTAFAPLGVVLVAMLGVGVAENSGFINTALKKMLKVTPLKFLTPAVVLVGIISHTATDAGYVVVIPLAGVIFFTVGRHPLAGIAAAFAGVSGGFCANFIPSGIDPLLQSFTQSAAQIVDPDIQINPLNNWFFAASSCIPIVLVIWYLTDKVLEPRLNRTHKVNTEEVDVPSMEESTPKEEKAFRVASLVMLAAMIGFFSLTISETSTLRDANGSLTSFSAPLMQSIVPLIFIFFVIPGVVYGYMTGTFKNSNDVVQAMSKSMSGMAHYIVMAFFCAQFVAAFSASNLGALIAVEGASGLQAMNLPAEVTVVGMIMLVAFVNLFVGSSSAKWALIGPVLVPMLMQLNISPDLSQAAYRVGDSSSNIITPLMPYFPLVVVYCQRYVKNIGIGTLISMMLPFSLCLLALWSSWLLIYWSIGMPLGLGASYTY from the coding sequence ATGGCAAATGAACAGGTTGCCTCGGGTAAGCTTGGGCGGATTTTAGATGGTATCGAAAGGGTCGGTAATAAACTACCAGATCCGGCCATGTTATTTCTTATTTTACTTTTTACGGTATGGGGATTATCTGCGCTTCTGTCAGGAGTGAGTTTCGAGGCAATAGATCCTAGAACCAGCTCACCGATAGAAGTCAAAAACCTACTTAGTGCAGATGCGTTAACTCATTTTTTAACTAGCATGGTAACCACATTTACCGCCTTTGCACCCTTGGGGGTTGTGCTGGTTGCTATGTTAGGTGTGGGAGTCGCTGAGAATTCAGGTTTTATCAATACTGCGCTTAAAAAGATGCTTAAAGTTACACCGCTTAAGTTCCTAACTCCTGCTGTGGTTTTGGTAGGAATTATTTCTCATACCGCAACCGATGCAGGTTATGTGGTGGTGATCCCACTGGCTGGGGTGATTTTCTTTACCGTTGGTCGTCATCCACTAGCGGGTATTGCGGCGGCGTTCGCCGGTGTTTCAGGCGGTTTTTGCGCAAACTTTATTCCGTCAGGTATCGACCCACTGCTACAAAGTTTTACGCAATCGGCTGCGCAAATAGTCGATCCTGATATTCAAATTAATCCGTTGAATAACTGGTTCTTCGCGGCTTCCTCATGTATTCCTATTGTCTTAGTGATCTGGTACTTAACCGATAAGGTGTTAGAGCCAAGGCTGAACCGCACACACAAGGTGAATACTGAAGAGGTCGATGTGCCTTCTATGGAAGAAAGTACGCCTAAAGAGGAGAAAGCGTTTCGTGTAGCAAGTTTAGTCATGTTAGCAGCGATGATTGGTTTTTTCTCTCTTACCATTTCTGAAACTTCAACACTGAGAGATGCCAATGGCTCGTTAACCAGTTTCAGTGCCCCCTTGATGCAGTCAATCGTGCCATTGATTTTCATCTTCTTTGTTATTCCTGGTGTGGTATATGGTTATATGACTGGTACCTTTAAAAACTCCAATGATGTGGTTCAAGCTATGTCCAAATCCATGAGCGGTATGGCTCACTACATAGTGATGGCATTTTTCTGTGCTCAGTTTGTTGCGGCGTTTTCTGCATCCAATCTTGGAGCCTTGATTGCGGTAGAAGGGGCAAGTGGACTACAAGCGATGAACTTGCCTGCTGAGGTGACCGTCGTAGGCATGATCATGTTAGTGGCGTTTGTGAACTTGTTTGTAGGGTCTTCATCGGCTAAATGGGCCTTGATCGGTCCGGTCTTAGTGCCTATGTTGATGCAGCTAAATATTAGCCCAGATCTCTCCCAAGCGGCTTACCGTGTTGGGGATTCCAGCTCAAATATTATTACTCCATTAATGCCTTATTTCCCGTTGGTGGTCGTTTATTGTCAGCGTTATGTGAAAAACATAGGAATAGGTACCTTAATATCTATGATGTTGCCTTTTAGCCTATGTTTACTGGCGCTGTGGAGTAGCTGGTTATTGATTTACTGGTCAATTGGCATGCCGCTAGGCCTAGGAGCCAGCTATACCTATTAA
- the kdsA gene encoding 3-deoxy-8-phosphooctulonate synthase → MSNKVIGLGDIEIANDKPFVLFGGMNVLESRDLAMKIAEKYAEVTQKLGIPYVFKASFDKANRSSVNSYRGPGMEEGLKIFQEIKQTFNLPLITDVHEIHQCAPVAEVVDIIQLPAFLARQTDLVVAMAKTGAIINVKKPQFLAPHEMRHIITKFNEAGNDELILCERGSSFGYNNLVVDMLGMDEMKQTGYPVIFDATHALQRPGGRTDSAGGRRAQATELARSGMALGLAGLFIEAHPDPDNAKCDGPCALPLNQLENYLTQMKAVDDLVKSFDAIDTSK, encoded by the coding sequence ATGAGTAATAAAGTCATAGGTCTAGGTGATATCGAGATCGCCAACGATAAACCTTTTGTGTTATTTGGTGGCATGAATGTGCTCGAGTCTCGTGATTTGGCGATGAAAATTGCTGAAAAATATGCCGAAGTGACGCAGAAGTTAGGTATTCCTTATGTTTTTAAAGCTTCATTTGATAAGGCTAATCGCTCGTCGGTGAATTCATATCGTGGTCCGGGTATGGAAGAGGGGCTTAAGATCTTCCAGGAAATTAAGCAAACCTTTAATCTACCTCTGATCACAGATGTGCATGAGATACACCAGTGTGCACCAGTGGCTGAAGTGGTCGATATCATTCAGCTCCCCGCATTTTTGGCTCGTCAAACTGATCTTGTGGTCGCCATGGCAAAAACGGGCGCCATCATCAATGTGAAGAAGCCTCAGTTTTTAGCTCCTCATGAGATGCGTCATATCATCACTAAATTCAATGAAGCCGGTAACGATGAACTTATCTTGTGTGAACGTGGCTCAAGTTTCGGTTATAACAACCTAGTTGTCGATATGCTTGGCATGGATGAGATGAAGCAAACGGGTTACCCTGTTATTTTCGATGCCACCCATGCGCTTCAACGTCCCGGTGGCCGCACTGATTCGGCTGGTGGACGCCGTGCTCAAGCAACCGAGCTTGCACGTAGTGGTATGGCATTAGGTTTAGCTGGTTTGTTTATTGAAGCACACCCGGATCCTGATAATGCTAAATGTGATGGACCATGTGCATTACCGCTGAATCAACTAGAAAACTACCTGACTCAGATGAAGGCTGTGGATGACCTCGTTAAGTCTTTCGATGCGATTGATACCAGTAAATAG